Proteins co-encoded in one Actinobacillus succinogenes 130Z genomic window:
- the rplQ gene encoding 50S ribosomal protein L17 — MRHRKSGRQLNRNSSHRQAMFRNMASALVSHEIIKTTLPKAKELRRVVEPLITLAKEDSVANRRLAFARTRNVETVAKLFNELGPRFAQRAGGYTRILKCGFRAGDNAPMAYIELVDRPEVSTETATTE, encoded by the coding sequence ATGCGCCATCGTAAGAGTGGTCGTCAACTAAACCGTAATAGCAGCCATCGCCAAGCGATGTTCCGTAATATGGCTAGTGCTTTAGTTAGTCACGAAATCATTAAGACTACATTGCCAAAAGCTAAAGAATTACGTCGTGTAGTTGAACCGTTAATTACATTAGCAAAAGAAGATAGCGTAGCAAACCGCCGTTTGGCATTTGCACGTACTCGCAACGTTGAAACTGTTGCTAAACTATTTAATGAATTAGGTCCACGTTTTGCACAACGTGCAGGTGGTTATACTCGCATCTTAAAATGTGGTTTCCGTGCAGGCGATAATGCTCCAATGGCATACATTGAATTAGTAGATCGTCCGGAAGTTTCAACTGAAACGGCAACAACGGAATAA
- the rpsM gene encoding 30S ribosomal protein S13 has protein sequence MARIAGINIPDHKHAVIALTAIYGIGKTRSQTICAAAGIAENVKISELSEEQIDKLRDEVGKFTVEGDLRREVTLNIKRLLDLGCYRGLRHRRSLPVRGQRTKTNARTRKGPRKPIKK, from the coding sequence GTGGCCCGTATTGCAGGCATTAACATTCCTGATCATAAACATGCAGTAATTGCTTTAACAGCGATTTACGGTATTGGCAAAACTCGTTCACAGACTATTTGTGCTGCGGCAGGTATTGCTGAAAATGTTAAGATCAGCGAATTGTCTGAAGAGCAGATTGATAAACTGCGTGACGAAGTTGGTAAATTTACCGTTGAAGGTGACTTACGCCGAGAAGTAACACTTAACATCAAACGTCTTTTAGACTTAGGTTGTTATCGTGGTTTACGCCATCGTCGTAGTTTACCGGTACGTGGTCAACGTACTAAAACTAATGCGCGTACCCGTAAGGGTCCTCGTAAGCCGATCAAAAAATAG
- a CDS encoding DNA-directed RNA polymerase subunit alpha, producing the protein MQGSVTEFLKPHLVDIEQISSTHAKVILEPLERGFGHTLGNALRRILLSSMPGCAVTEVEIEGVLHEYSSKEGVQEDILEVLLNLKGLAVKVQNKDDVFLTLNKSGIGPVVAGDITHDGDVEIVNPEHVICHLTDENASISMRIRVQRGRGYVPASARAHSQDEERPIGRLLVDACYSPVDRIAYNVEAARVEQRTDLDKLVIELETNGTLDPEEAIRRAATILAEQLDAFVDLRDVRQPEVKEEKPEFDPILLRPVDDLELTVRSANCLKAETIHYIGDLVQRTEVELLKTPNLGKKSLTEIKDVLASRGLSLGMRLDNWPPASIAED; encoded by the coding sequence ATGCAGGGTTCTGTTACAGAATTTTTAAAGCCACACTTAGTTGATATTGAGCAAATTAGTTCAACACATGCTAAAGTGATCTTAGAACCGTTAGAGCGTGGTTTCGGTCATACTCTAGGAAATGCATTGCGTCGTATTCTTCTATCTTCAATGCCGGGTTGTGCTGTAACTGAGGTAGAAATTGAAGGCGTGTTGCATGAATATAGTAGTAAAGAAGGCGTTCAAGAAGATATTCTTGAAGTACTTTTAAACCTGAAAGGCCTCGCGGTTAAAGTTCAGAATAAAGATGATGTTTTTCTGACACTAAACAAATCTGGAATTGGCCCTGTTGTTGCTGGCGACATTACCCATGACGGTGATGTTGAGATCGTAAATCCTGAGCATGTTATCTGCCATCTCACGGATGAAAACGCATCAATTAGTATGCGTATTCGTGTTCAGCGTGGTCGAGGTTATGTACCAGCGTCAGCTCGTGCACATTCTCAAGATGAAGAACGTCCTATTGGTCGTTTGTTAGTAGACGCTTGTTATAGCCCTGTAGATCGTATTGCTTACAATGTAGAAGCAGCACGTGTAGAGCAACGCACTGACTTAGATAAATTAGTTATTGAGTTAGAGACAAACGGCACGCTCGATCCCGAGGAAGCAATTCGTCGTGCAGCAACAATTTTAGCAGAGCAGCTTGATGCATTCGTTGATTTGCGTGATGTTCGTCAGCCTGAAGTCAAGGAAGAAAAACCGGAATTTGATCCGATTTTATTACGTCCTGTTGATGACTTAGAGTTGACAGTTCGTTCTGCTAACTGTTTGAAAGCAGAAACAATTCACTATATCGGTGATTTGGTACAGCGTACAGAAGTTGAGTTATTGAAAACACCTAATCTTGGTAAGAAATCACTTACTGAAATTAAGGATGTACTTGCTTCACGCGGCCTGTCATTAGGTATGCGTCTTGATAATTGGCCGCCAGCAAGTATTGCTGAAGATTAA
- the rpsK gene encoding 30S ribosomal protein S11 codes for MAKTPVRARKRVKKQVVDGVAHIHASFNNTIVTITDRQGNALAWATAGGSGFRGSRKSTPFAAQVAAERCAEMVKEFGLKNLEVMVKGPGPGRESTIRALNAAGFRITNITDVTPIPHNGCRPPKKRRV; via the coding sequence ATGGCTAAAACACCAGTTCGTGCACGTAAACGTGTAAAAAAACAAGTTGTAGATGGCGTAGCACACATTCACGCTTCTTTCAATAATACAATCGTGACTATTACTGACCGTCAAGGTAATGCTTTAGCATGGGCTACTGCTGGCGGTTCAGGTTTCCGTGGTTCTCGTAAATCGACTCCATTTGCTGCACAGGTTGCCGCAGAGCGTTGTGCTGAAATGGTCAAGGAGTTTGGTTTAAAGAATTTGGAAGTTATGGTTAAAGGTCCGGGTCCTGGTCGTGAATCAACTATTCGTGCATTAAATGCAGCGGGTTTCCGTATTACGAATATTACCGATGTGACTCCGATTCCTCATAACGGTTGTCGTCCACCGAAAAAACGTCGTGTTTAA
- a CDS encoding xylulokinase, whose translation MRDVQAVITSGEASIGIEFGSTRIKAVLINVQGDILATGGFTWENHFVDGIWTYPQDEIWQGLQAAYRALTDNVKEKYGLSVTKAKAIGISGMMHGYMPFDQRGGLLVPFRTWRNNITAKSSQKLTALFNYNIPQRWSVSHLYQAILNREQHVGEIDFFTTLAGYVHWRLTDEKVLGVGEASGMFPIDPKTGSYYQSMLNRFDELVAPYSYPWKITEILPKVLTAGQFAGKLTEQGAKLLDPTGQLQAGIPLCPPEGDAGTGMVATNSIKVNTGNISAGTSAFAMIVLEKELTRVYEQLDSVTTPAGKLVAMAHANNCTSDINAWINLFGENLKVFGLEVEPDKLYETLFLKALEGEANCGNLLAYGFYSGEHSVGLSEGCPTFMHPANSNFTLANFIRSHLYSAFGAMKLGVDILIQREKVKIARILAHGGIFKTPNVASKILASAINVPVAVMKTANEGGAWGIALLANYLAAYQAGESLEDYLDNRIFVRSEIQITRPDAEMAKGYAEFIRTYQKGIPVVRAAVDAFHYEI comes from the coding sequence ATGCGCGATGTACAAGCAGTGATTACCTCAGGCGAGGCGTCTATCGGAATTGAATTCGGTTCGACGCGGATAAAAGCGGTTCTTATCAATGTTCAAGGCGATATTTTAGCGACCGGCGGGTTTACTTGGGAGAATCATTTTGTTGACGGTATCTGGACTTATCCGCAAGATGAAATTTGGCAAGGTTTACAAGCTGCTTATCGCGCTCTCACCGATAATGTAAAAGAAAAATACGGTCTTTCCGTGACCAAAGCCAAAGCTATCGGCATTAGCGGCATGATGCACGGTTATATGCCTTTCGATCAACGGGGCGGTTTGCTCGTGCCGTTCAGAACATGGCGGAATAACATTACGGCAAAATCTTCGCAAAAACTGACCGCACTTTTTAACTATAATATTCCTCAACGCTGGAGTGTTTCCCATTTATATCAAGCAATACTTAATCGGGAACAACACGTCGGCGAGATTGATTTCTTTACGACGCTGGCCGGTTATGTACATTGGCGGTTAACGGACGAAAAAGTATTGGGCGTCGGCGAAGCATCCGGTATGTTTCCGATCGACCCGAAAACCGGTTCTTATTATCAAAGCATGCTGAACCGGTTTGATGAATTGGTCGCGCCTTATTCTTATCCCTGGAAAATTACGGAAATTTTACCGAAGGTTTTAACGGCTGGTCAGTTTGCGGGAAAATTAACCGAACAGGGCGCAAAATTGCTCGATCCGACGGGACAATTACAGGCGGGTATTCCTCTTTGTCCGCCGGAAGGTGATGCGGGAACCGGCATGGTGGCGACCAACAGTATTAAAGTCAATACGGGTAATATCTCCGCCGGCACTTCCGCTTTCGCCATGATTGTATTGGAAAAAGAGCTTACCCGAGTTTACGAACAACTGGATTCGGTGACAACGCCTGCGGGCAAATTGGTGGCTATGGCGCATGCCAATAACTGTACTTCCGACATTAATGCCTGGATCAATTTGTTCGGCGAAAATTTAAAGGTTTTTGGTTTGGAAGTCGAACCGGATAAGTTATACGAAACCTTATTCCTTAAAGCGTTAGAAGGCGAGGCGAACTGCGGTAATTTATTAGCTTACGGCTTTTATTCCGGCGAGCACAGCGTGGGTTTATCCGAAGGTTGTCCGACTTTTATGCATCCGGCTAATTCGAATTTTACTCTGGCGAACTTTATCCGTTCTCATTTATACAGTGCATTCGGCGCAATGAAATTAGGCGTGGATATTTTAATTCAACGGGAAAAAGTCAAGATCGCCCGAATTTTAGCGCACGGCGGTATTTTCAAAACGCCGAATGTAGCGTCTAAAATCCTTGCCTCGGCAATTAATGTTCCCGTTGCGGTAATGAAGACTGCTAATGAAGGCGGAGCATGGGGAATTGCACTTTTAGCGAATTATTTAGCGGCTTATCAAGCCGGAGAATCTTTGGAAGACTATCTTGATAACCGGATTTTTGTCCGGTCGGAAATTCAAATTACCCGGCCCGATGCGGAAATGGCGAAAGGTTATGCGGAATTTATTCGAACTTATCAAAAAGGTATCCCTGTCGTCCGAGCGGCAGTTGATGCGTTCCATTATGAAATTTAA
- the nadR gene encoding multifunctional transcriptional regulator/nicotinamide-nucleotide adenylyltransferase/ribosylnicotinamide kinase NadR — protein MSSEYAYLQEKRKQLKLKVNEVCEQAGITRAYFNQLVSGKIKNPSANKLSALHRVLQISAQKDKRVGVIFGKFYPVHTGHINMIYEAFSKVDEVHVVVCSDTERDLKLFYDSKMKRMPTVQDRLRWMQQIFKYQKNQIFIHHLVEDGLPSYPNGWESWSNAVKKLLKEKNVNPTLVFSSEIQDKAPYEKYLGLEVSLVDPQRQFFNVSATKIRTNPFHYWKFIPKEVRPFFAKTIAILGGESSGKSVLVNKLATVFNTTSAWEYGREYVFEQLGGDEQAMQYSDYPQMALGQQQYINYAVRHAHKVAFIDTDFITTQAFCIQYEGKAHPFLDSMIREYPFDVTILLNNNTQWVDDGLRSLGDAKERQRFQQLLKKLLDKYNVPYIEIDSPSYLDRYNQAKLIVEKILNEEEISDLTHDNNSDFEK, from the coding sequence ATGTCGTCCGAATATGCTTATCTGCAGGAAAAACGTAAACAATTAAAACTGAAAGTGAATGAAGTTTGCGAGCAAGCCGGCATCACGCGTGCTTATTTTAATCAGTTAGTAAGCGGAAAAATTAAAAACCCAAGTGCAAACAAGCTTTCCGCTCTACATCGCGTATTGCAGATTTCCGCCCAAAAAGATAAGCGGGTCGGTGTTATTTTTGGGAAGTTTTATCCCGTGCATACCGGACATATTAATATGATTTATGAAGCGTTCAGTAAAGTCGACGAAGTGCATGTGGTAGTATGCAGTGATACGGAACGCGACCTAAAATTATTTTATGATAGTAAAATGAAACGCATGCCGACAGTGCAGGATCGTTTACGCTGGATGCAGCAGATTTTTAAGTACCAAAAAAATCAAATTTTTATTCATCATTTAGTAGAAGACGGGTTGCCGAGTTATCCAAACGGCTGGGAAAGTTGGTCGAACGCGGTAAAAAAACTGTTAAAAGAGAAAAACGTCAATCCGACTTTAGTATTCAGTAGCGAAATTCAGGATAAAGCACCATATGAAAAATATCTGGGGCTGGAAGTTTCATTAGTTGATCCGCAGCGACAATTCTTCAATGTATCCGCGACAAAAATTCGCACTAATCCGTTTCATTATTGGAAATTTATTCCCAAAGAAGTGCGTCCGTTCTTTGCCAAAACGATTGCCATTCTTGGCGGTGAAAGCAGCGGTAAATCCGTACTTGTCAATAAATTAGCGACTGTTTTTAATACGACTTCCGCTTGGGAATATGGACGTGAATACGTATTCGAACAATTAGGCGGTGATGAACAGGCAATGCAATATTCGGATTATCCTCAAATGGCATTAGGACAACAGCAGTACATTAATTATGCCGTTCGTCATGCTCATAAGGTCGCCTTCATTGACACGGATTTTATTACAACGCAGGCATTCTGTATTCAATACGAGGGAAAAGCTCATCCTTTTCTTGATTCGATGATTAGAGAATATCCTTTTGATGTAACTATATTATTAAATAATAATACACAATGGGTCGACGACGGACTAAGAAGTTTGGGAGATGCAAAAGAGCGTCAACGATTTCAACAACTGCTGAAAAAACTTCTTGATAAGTATAATGTTCCCTACATTGAGATTGATTCACCGAGTTATCTGGATCGTTATAATCAGGCAAAACTCATTGTGGAAAAAATCTTAAATGAAGAAGAGATTTCGGATTTAACGCACGATAATAATTCTGACTTTGAGAAATAG
- a CDS encoding metallophosphoesterase family protein — protein MILFAGDPHGRYDHLYPFLQRKNEEIALIILGDLQLTDCNELDKLSKWCEVWYIHGNHDSKTPAAYDSLWNSQWKTRNLHGKVVEIQGKRIAGLGGVFRGQIWMPPNKPLYFDPIHYCQYCPPEKLWRRGIPLRHRTSIFPLDIEILEQQQADILVCHEAPEPHPAGFYAINNLATKMGVTQVFHGHHHENFDYHGINKNKFEIINVGFRSLADSMGNYLIKGLDDR, from the coding sequence ATGATTCTTTTTGCGGGAGATCCTCATGGCCGCTATGATCATTTATATCCGTTTCTACAAAGAAAAAATGAAGAAATTGCATTAATAATTTTAGGCGATTTACAATTAACCGATTGTAATGAATTAGATAAGCTTAGCAAATGGTGTGAAGTTTGGTACATCCATGGAAATCATGACAGTAAAACACCGGCAGCCTATGACTCGCTTTGGAATAGTCAATGGAAAACACGCAATTTACATGGAAAAGTTGTTGAAATTCAAGGAAAACGTATTGCGGGACTCGGGGGGGTATTTCGGGGACAAATTTGGATGCCCCCTAATAAGCCGTTATATTTTGATCCAATCCATTATTGCCAGTATTGTCCACCGGAAAAACTTTGGCGAAGAGGAATTCCGCTGCGCCATAGAACCTCAATATTTCCCCTGGATATAGAAATACTAGAACAACAACAAGCGGATATTCTAGTCTGCCATGAAGCACCCGAGCCTCATCCTGCAGGCTTTTATGCAATAAACAATCTGGCAACTAAAATGGGGGTGACACAGGTCTTTCATGGCCATCATCACGAAAATTTTGATTATCACGGAATAAATAAAAACAAATTTGAGATAATTAACGTAGGTTTTAGAAGTTTGGCTGATTCAATGGGAAATTACTTAATAAAAGGGTTAGATGATCGCTAA
- the araH gene encoding L-arabinose ABC transporter permease AraH, with translation MTSITQEKTVGSFGRIWNSYGMLLIFAVIFIGSCLFIPNFATVVNMRGLGLAISMSGIVACGMLFCLAAGEIDLSVASVIACAGVVTAVAINMTQSVTVGILAGLGLGVAVGLINGFVIAKLKINSLITTLATMQIARGFGYIISDGKAVGITKEEFFELGYQDIFGVPLPIIFTVICIAVFGFLLSKTTYGRNTLAIGGNQEASRLAGINVDRTKLIIFVVSGFVSALAGVILAARMTSGQPMTSVGFELVAISACVLGGVSLNGGVAKISFIIAGVLILGTIENAMNLLNISPFAQYVVRGLILLIAVIFDKYKQKIIKS, from the coding sequence ATGACTTCAATAACTCAGGAAAAAACAGTGGGTTCATTTGGTAGAATTTGGAACTCTTACGGCATGCTCCTTATTTTTGCCGTGATTTTTATCGGTTCTTGTTTATTCATTCCTAATTTTGCTACCGTCGTCAATATGAGGGGCTTAGGGTTGGCCATTTCTATGAGCGGGATTGTTGCCTGCGGTATGTTGTTCTGTTTGGCGGCGGGGGAAATCGATCTTTCCGTGGCTTCCGTTATCGCCTGTGCCGGGGTCGTGACGGCGGTAGCGATTAATATGACGCAAAGCGTTACGGTCGGTATTCTTGCCGGTCTCGGTCTGGGTGTTGCGGTCGGATTAATTAACGGTTTTGTCATTGCAAAACTAAAAATCAACTCATTAATCACTACACTTGCGACCATGCAGATCGCCCGCGGTTTCGGCTATATTATTTCGGACGGTAAAGCGGTGGGGATTACCAAAGAAGAATTCTTCGAACTGGGTTACCAGGATATTTTCGGTGTGCCTTTACCGATCATTTTTACTGTTATCTGTATCGCCGTTTTCGGTTTTTTACTCAGTAAAACCACTTACGGACGTAATACTCTGGCGATAGGCGGTAATCAGGAAGCGTCCCGTTTGGCGGGTATCAATGTGGACAGAACAAAGTTAATTATTTTTGTGGTATCCGGTTTTGTTTCCGCTCTCGCCGGCGTTATTTTGGCCGCCCGTATGACCAGCGGTCAACCGATGACATCCGTGGGGTTTGAACTGGTGGCGATTTCGGCTTGTGTGCTGGGCGGCGTTTCGCTGAACGGCGGAGTGGCGAAAATTTCATTTATCATCGCCGGCGTGTTAATTCTCGGCACTATTGAAAATGCCATGAACCTATTAAATATCTCGCCGTTCGCGCAATATGTGGTGAGGGGCCTCATCTTGTTGATTGCGGTTATTTTTGATAAATATAAACAGAAAATTATCAAATCTTAA
- the ribB gene encoding 3,4-dihydroxy-2-butanone-4-phosphate synthase, with product MNQSLLAQFGTAEERVIKAINAFKQGNGVLVLDDENRENEGDLIFPAETITTEQMAKLIRFGSGIVCLCITDELCQQLDLPPMVQNNSSVNKTAFTVTIEAAQGVSTGVSAADRVTTVKAAVADNAKPSDLHRPGHIFPLRAAKGGVLTRRGHTEAAVDLALLAGYKPAGVICEITNDDGTMARAPQLVKFAQEFNYAVVTIEDLVAYLTK from the coding sequence ATGAATCAGTCTCTACTTGCGCAATTCGGTACAGCCGAAGAACGCGTTATCAAGGCAATTAATGCATTTAAACAGGGCAACGGCGTACTCGTTTTAGACGATGAAAATCGCGAAAACGAAGGGGATTTAATTTTCCCGGCGGAAACGATTACGACCGAGCAAATGGCAAAACTTATCCGTTTCGGCAGCGGTATCGTCTGCCTTTGTATCACGGACGAACTTTGTCAACAACTGGATTTACCGCCTATGGTGCAAAATAATAGCAGTGTTAATAAAACTGCATTTACTGTTACCATTGAAGCAGCACAGGGCGTATCTACCGGCGTGTCGGCGGCAGATCGCGTGACAACGGTAAAAGCCGCTGTGGCGGATAATGCCAAACCGTCGGATTTACATCGTCCGGGTCATATTTTCCCTTTGCGTGCGGCAAAAGGCGGCGTATTAACGCGGCGCGGACATACTGAGGCGGCAGTGGATTTAGCACTGTTGGCGGGATATAAACCGGCGGGAGTGATTTGTGAAATTACCAATGATGACGGCACTATGGCGCGTGCGCCTCAATTAGTTAAATTTGCGCAGGAATTTAATTATGCCGTAGTGACAATTGAAGATTTAGTGGCCTATCTAACCAAATAA
- the araG gene encoding L-arabinose ABC transporter ATP-binding protein AraG, with the protein MQVPYLEFDNVSKSFPGVKALQNISFKCYEGRVHALMGENGAGKSTLLKILSGNYLPSEGKLSIGGRQLVFRNTKEALLAGVAIIYQELNIVPEMTVAENLCLGQFPHSFGIVDKSELVKRTQKYLDKLDLNISPDTPLKELSIGQWQMIEIAKALSRGAKIIAFDEPTSSLSAPEIEKLFSVINELRDEGKVILYVSHRMEEIFRISDEITVLKDGQYVETFSSLSKITNDDLVRSMVGRNLGDIYHYRPRDVGKERLKISRLSGHKLKGDFNLTVRAGEVLGLFGLVGAGRSELLKVIFGADPNIEGTIELDGKTVCIRNPKEAIEQGIVLCPEDRKKEGIIPTATVAENINISARRSHNFFKFIINEKWEKENAERQRRQMNVKTPSIQQLIVNLSGGNQQKAILGRWLSEDIKVLLLDEPTRGIDVGAKSEIYDLIFKLADEKLAIIVVSSDLPEVIGVSDRIMVMRGHQITGVVTREEATEEKILKLAMVESKAA; encoded by the coding sequence ATGCAAGTTCCGTATTTAGAATTTGATAATGTGAGTAAAAGCTTTCCGGGTGTTAAAGCATTACAGAATATTTCCTTTAAATGCTACGAAGGCAGGGTTCATGCGCTGATGGGGGAAAATGGTGCGGGTAAGTCCACGTTGCTGAAAATTTTAAGCGGTAACTATTTACCGAGCGAAGGCAAATTAAGTATCGGCGGACGTCAGTTGGTTTTTCGTAATACCAAGGAAGCATTATTGGCCGGAGTGGCCATTATTTACCAGGAATTGAATATCGTGCCGGAAATGACGGTAGCCGAAAATCTGTGTTTAGGTCAGTTTCCCCATTCTTTCGGAATCGTCGATAAATCGGAATTGGTAAAAAGAACACAGAAATATCTTGATAAATTAGATTTAAATATTTCACCCGACACCCCTTTAAAAGAATTATCTATCGGTCAGTGGCAAATGATTGAAATTGCCAAAGCATTGAGCCGAGGAGCAAAGATTATTGCTTTCGACGAGCCGACCAGCAGTCTTTCCGCACCTGAGATTGAGAAATTATTTTCGGTAATTAATGAGTTACGGGATGAAGGCAAAGTGATTCTGTATGTTTCTCACCGTATGGAAGAAATTTTCCGTATTAGTGATGAAATTACCGTGTTAAAAGACGGGCAATATGTGGAAACTTTCTCTTCTCTCTCCAAAATCACCAATGACGATCTGGTTCGCAGCATGGTAGGACGTAATTTAGGCGACATTTATCATTATCGTCCCCGTGATGTAGGAAAAGAGCGGTTAAAAATCAGCCGCTTGTCCGGACATAAACTGAAAGGCGACTTTAACTTAACCGTTCGGGCGGGCGAAGTACTTGGTTTATTCGGTTTGGTGGGCGCCGGGCGTTCGGAACTGTTAAAAGTGATTTTCGGCGCCGATCCGAATATTGAAGGTACAATCGAATTGGACGGTAAAACCGTTTGTATACGCAATCCGAAAGAAGCGATAGAACAGGGGATTGTGCTTTGTCCCGAAGATCGTAAAAAAGAGGGGATTATTCCGACGGCAACCGTAGCGGAAAATATCAATATCAGTGCGAGACGTTCCCATAATTTTTTCAAATTTATTATTAACGAAAAGTGGGAAAAAGAAAATGCCGAACGACAACGCCGGCAAATGAATGTAAAAACCCCGTCCATTCAACAACTTATTGTTAATTTGTCCGGTGGTAACCAACAGAAAGCCATCTTGGGACGTTGGTTGTCCGAAGACATTAAAGTTTTATTGTTGGATGAACCGACGCGAGGTATTGATGTCGGGGCAAAATCGGAAATTTACGATTTGATTTTTAAACTTGCCGATGAAAAACTCGCCATTATTGTGGTATCCAGCGACTTACCGGAAGTAATCGGCGTATCGGATCGAATTATGGTAATGCGTGGTCATCAAATTACCGGCGTAGTAACGCGTGAAGAGGCCACGGAAGAAAAAATATTAAAACTTGCTATGGTAGAAAGTAAAGCGGCTTAA
- the rpsD gene encoding 30S ribosomal protein S4 codes for MARYLGPKLKLSRREGTDLFLKSGVRAIDSKCKIDTAPGQHGARKPRLSDYGSQLREKQKVRRIYGILERQFRNYYKEANRLKGNTGENLLVLLEGRLDNVVYRMGFAATRAEARQLVSHKAIVVNGRVVNIPSFQVSVDDVVAIREKSKKQARIKASLELAEQKEKPTWLEVDSAKMEGVFKRVPERSDLSADINEHLIVELYSK; via the coding sequence ATGGCAAGATATTTGGGTCCAAAACTCAAGCTAAGCCGTCGTGAAGGCACAGACTTATTCCTTAAGTCTGGCGTGCGTGCTATCGATTCTAAATGTAAAATTGATACAGCGCCAGGTCAGCACGGTGCTCGTAAACCACGTCTGTCTGACTATGGCAGTCAGTTACGTGAAAAACAAAAAGTTCGCCGTATCTACGGTATCTTAGAACGTCAATTCCGTAATTATTATAAAGAAGCGAATCGTTTGAAAGGTAATACTGGGGAAAATTTATTAGTATTGCTTGAAGGTCGATTAGATAATGTAGTCTATCGTATGGGATTTGCTGCTACTCGTGCAGAGGCTCGCCAATTAGTGAGTCACAAAGCGATTGTTGTAAATGGTCGTGTTGTAAATATCCCATCTTTCCAAGTTTCAGTTGATGATGTAGTCGCTATTCGTGAAAAATCGAAAAAACAAGCTCGTATAAAAGCATCACTGGAATTAGCAGAACAAAAAGAAAAACCGACTTGGTTAGAAGTTGATTCTGCAAAAATGGAAGGTGTATTCAAACGTGTTCCTGAACGTTCTGATTTATCAGCAGACATTAACGAACATCTCATCGTTGAGCTTTATTCTAAATAA
- the araC gene encoding arabinose operon transcriptional regulator AraC, whose product MKRRHEVQSETNPLLPGYQFGSYLVAGCTPIERGSEIDFTIRRPNGMKGYIINLTTQGEGAVFEGERAFTCSKGDLLLFPPNAEHLYHRSESASSWHHQWIYFRPRSFWASWLQWSRVTDHVGRLKITDLTTYREIETLFKQIEREYGNKDMFSQAMSMCLLEQLLIKCIKLDPVNIQRMLDPRILETCHFISANLHLNHKITEIAEHVHISPSRLTHLFVQQTGSSIIRWREEQRMIKAQHLLHTSGAPIYAIARQLGYDDQLYFSRIFKRYVGLSPSDYRNSR is encoded by the coding sequence ATGAAGCGACGACATGAAGTTCAATCGGAAACCAATCCGTTATTACCCGGGTATCAGTTCGGCTCGTATTTAGTGGCGGGTTGCACGCCGATTGAGCGGGGAAGCGAAATAGATTTTACTATTCGTCGTCCGAACGGCATGAAAGGGTACATTATCAACCTTACTACGCAAGGAGAAGGTGCGGTATTTGAAGGTGAACGCGCCTTTACTTGTAGCAAGGGCGATTTGTTACTCTTTCCGCCCAATGCCGAACATTTATATCATCGTTCCGAATCTGCAAGTTCATGGCATCATCAATGGATTTATTTCAGACCGCGTTCGTTTTGGGCGAGTTGGTTGCAATGGAGCCGTGTGACGGATCATGTTGGGCGTCTGAAGATTACCGATTTGACAACATACCGGGAAATAGAAACCTTATTTAAACAAATCGAACGGGAATACGGCAATAAAGATATGTTCTCTCAAGCTATGTCCATGTGTTTATTGGAGCAGCTGTTAATCAAATGCATAAAATTAGATCCCGTCAACATTCAACGAATGCTGGATCCCAGAATTTTAGAGACCTGCCATTTTATTTCCGCCAATCTGCATTTGAATCATAAAATTACCGAAATCGCCGAGCATGTCCACATCTCGCCTTCTCGTTTGACCCACCTTTTCGTACAGCAAACGGGATCCAGCATTATCAGATGGCGTGAAGAGCAACGCATGATTAAGGCGCAGCATTTACTCCATACTTCAGGCGCACCTATTTATGCGATTGCAAGACAATTAGGCTATGACGATCAACTTTATTTTTCCCGGATTTTTAAACGTTATGTCGGATTAAGTCCGTCGGATTACCGAAATTCCCGTTAA